The Apium graveolens cultivar Ventura chromosome 6, ASM990537v1, whole genome shotgun sequence genome contains a region encoding:
- the LOC141666247 gene encoding secreted RxLR effector protein 161-like → MSREFDMSDLGKLSYYLRLEVVQDRYHIKLKQSAYAKKVIDKTGMAECNVVKFSMEYKLPIYADKEWESFTTTHYKSIVGGLRYLVHTRPNIASAVGIVSRYMERPTVFNMNVVKRIRQYMKGTLQYRLIYLKERGNNILSGFSDSDLAGSVDDRKCTAGMTFYLDDNPITWVSQKQRCVALSSCEAEFMAATAAAC, encoded by the coding sequence ATGAGTCGTGAATTTGACATGTCCGATCTTGGGAAGCTGAGTTATTACCTGAGACTAGAAGTCGTTCAAGATCGATATCACATTAAGCTCAAACAATCTGCATATGCCAAGAAAGTTATAGACAAAACAGGTATGGCAGAATGCAATGTTGTGAAATTCTCAATGGAGTATAAGTTACCAATATATGCAGATAAGGAATGGGAGTCCTTCACTACAACTCACTACAAGAGTATAGTGGGAGGATTACGCTATCTAGTGCACACTCGCCCTAACATTGCTTCTGCAGTGGGCATAGTAAGTCGGTACATGGAGAGACCCACTGTATTTAATATGAATGTTGTTAAACGAATACGTCAATATATGAAGGGAACCTTACAGTACAGGCTGATTTATTTAAAGGAACGTGGTAACAACATTCTTTCTGGTTTTTCAGACAGTGATTTGGCAGGAAGTGTGGATGATAGGAAGTGCACAGCAGGGATGACCTTTTATCTTGATGATAATCCGATTACATGGGTTTCACAAAAACAACGATGTGTTGCACTTTCATCTTGTGAAGCAGAATTTATGGCAGCTACGGCTGCAGCTTGTTAA
- the LOC141666245 gene encoding secreted RxLR effector protein 161-like — translation MEERLQLHKDEDGKPVDPTQFKSMVGGLRYLVHTRPDIRFAVGIVSRYMERPTVLHYNAVKRILRYVKGTLEYGLNYVRGSGNYILSGFSDSDLGGNIEDKKSTGGIVFYLDDSLISWVSQKQRCVALSSCEAEFMAGTAAACQAVWLRKLLSQIVDVKPGPVIIYLDNRSAIDLAKNQVFHGRSKHIDIQYHFIRECIEKGEIKLMHVHTSEQKADILTKALAAVKFERMCELLGMKKLAT, via the coding sequence ATGGAGGAGAGATTGCAGCTGCATAAAGATGAAGATGGGAAGCCAGTTGATCCTACTCAGTTTAAAAGTATGGTGGGAGGCCTTCGATACTTAGTGCATACCCGTCCTGACATTAGATTTGCAGTAGGGATTGTTAGTCGTTACATGGAGAGACCCACAGTTCTCCATTATAATGCAGTGAAGCGAATATTGAGATATGTAAAAGGAACTCTGGAATATGGTTTGAATTATGTAAGAGGCTCGGGAAACTACATTTTATCTGGTTTTTCAGATAGTGATTTGGGAGGAAATATAGAAGACAAGAAGAGCACCGGGGGTATAGTGTTCTATCTCGATGACAGTTTAATATCTTGGGTGTCTCAGAAACAAAGGTGTGTCGCACTCTCATCTTGCGAGGCTGAGTTCATGGCTGGCACTGCTGCAGCATGTCAAGCAGTTTGGTTGCGAAAGTTACTCAGTCAGATTGTTGATGTGAAACCAGGCCCTGTAATAATCTATCTGGACAACAGGTCTGCTATAGATTTAGCTAAGAATCAAGTTTTCCATGGCCGTAGTAAACATATAGACATTCAGTACCATTTTATTCGTGAATGCATTGAGAAAGGAGAGATCAAACTCATGCATGTGCACACTAGTGAACAGAAGGCGGACATTCTGACAAAGGCGCTTGCAGCTGTCAAGTTTGAGAGAATGTGTGAGTTACTTGGCATGAAGAAGTTGGCTACataa